Proteins encoded in a region of the Triplophysa rosa linkage group LG14, Trosa_1v2, whole genome shotgun sequence genome:
- the LOC130564494 gene encoding C3a anaphylatoxin chemotactic receptor-like, giving the protein NVVILVTGVIGNGLVIFVTGYKMKTTVNSIWFLNLATADYIFIPFLVYNIVDVFDSGVSLSDLMYKCGYFVFVLNMFASVFFLTVISLDRCLCTWVVVWAQNKRTLVKARIICVFVWLSSICCSIPYVIVLCEPKDAFRSYEHYTNVHLSVFIYRFMVGFLIPFLISASSYIAIGVRVKRFKRGNQLRSFRVIISVILAFFICWFPYYVLQLCYISAIKNSWSDSVQKGIEAAGPFVICLSYLNSCLNPILYVFMCDEYKTKLKKSLLLVLEGAFTEDHLG; this is encoded by the coding sequence AATGTGGTCATCTTAGTCACGGGTGTGATCGGAAACGGGCTTGTCATCTTTGTGACCGGCTACAAAATGAAGACGACGGTCAACTCCATTTGGTTTCTCAACTTGGCGACTGCCGACTACATTTTTATTCCATTTTTGGTTTACAACATCGTTGATGTCTTTGACAGTGGGGTTAGTCTCAGCGATCTCATGTATAAATGcggttattttgtttttgtgctaAACATGTTTGCGAGCGTTTTCTTTCTGACAGTGATCAGTCTGGACCGATGTCTGTGCACATGGGTGGTCGTGTGGGCTCAGAATAAACGGACTCTGGTCAAAGCCAGAatcatctgtgtgtttgtgtggctttCATCCATCTGCTGCAGCATCCCTTATGTCATTGTTCTCTGTGAACCTAAAGATGCATTTAGATCCTATGAACACTATACCAATGTCCACTTGTCTGTGTTCATATACAGGTTTATGGTGGGCTTTCTTATTCCTTTCTTGATCAGTGCATCTTCATACATAGCTATTGGTGTGCGGGTGAAACGCTTTAAAAGAGGAAACCAGCTTCGGTCTTTCCGGGTCATAATATCTGTGATTCTGGCCTTTTTCATATGCTGGTTTCCTTACTATGTTCTACAGTTGTGTTACATAAGTGCAATTAAGAACAGCTGGAGTGACAGCGTTCAGAAAGGAATTGAGGCTGCGGGACCTTTCGTAATCTGTCTGTCTTATCTAAACAGCTGTCTGAACCCCATTCTCTATGTGTTCATGTGTGACGAGTATAAGACGAAACTTAAAAAGTCTCTGCTGCTGGTGCTCGAGGGGGCTTTTACTGAGGATCATCTGGGTTAA
- the hspb6 gene encoding heat shock protein beta-6: MDFDLPPSVPVSGIPWDRVLPPLFPRLNGTIGPYAWTPTELLIPVSEHTGAAQVTCDHNGFTVQVDVKHFSPEELLVKVVGDYVVVEGKHEQRKDGSGLVTRQFNRRYRIPSGVDIMALESAMSPEGMLIISAPLQQEDNSRLLNHCGP; this comes from the exons ATGGATTTTGATTTGCCTCCTTCTGTCCCGGTGAGCGGGATCCCGTGGGACAGAGTTCTGCCGCCGTTATTTCCCCGGCTGAACGGGACGATTGGACCGTACGCCTGGACCCCGACCGAACTTTTAATTCCGGTTTCAGAGCACACCGGAGCAGCACAG GTTACCTGTGATCATAATGGATTTACTGTACAGGTTGATGTGAAACACTTCAGTCCTGAGGAGCTCTTAGTCAAAGTTGTTGGAGATTATGTTGTGGTTGAGGGAAAACATGAACAAAGAAAG GATGGTTCGGGACTGGTGACGCGTCAGTTTAACCGGCGATATCGGATCCCGAGTGGTGTGGACATCATGGCACTGGAATCAGCCATGTCACCTGAAGGAATGCTAATCATCTCAGCACCTCTGCAACAAGAAGATAACTCCAGACTGTTGAATCACTGTGGACCATAA
- the proser3 gene encoding proline and serine-rich protein 3, producing the protein MVSMRSSGAAVFTRQNPFPRDPPLPKSHYSPTRSRKIPKQQKRLALSPVRFTPKPISPERHTFPLKKEDPVFHEGSHSVLLCPPTSDECFSESWPSTDLSHSTSSSTSSPCSEAQMYTTKNVVARETTVAKEPSVLAKYIERFRYGKPQSREDRLREAAEEEDGGFWWMSTSPPSSSTPTQASDKHARESTGLNGALSTHRPISKSHVRDMDDLSMLTLSELSHCDPEEPEEILQLQERANRLLQKSEHSLGSGSMPISSEGLGCSDFSSPVSVDEPIRKPAVPTLMASTNLILDPSFSEGPSFHTPAVGSVGSGVRREDDILFQWRLRRKMEQARQSCHEASSHNSLLHVHMAQTVGPNQAHHSHLSNMPLQKSHLAFTPVTLASLDPPTPEPALPISSPSVSRLQPDATIRPQEQPNPKIKPDTLHHSLREKNKIEATSVPPRHHRQIGTQVNIAETKEEHHRRQKSSSPSPQTSESTEGWWPDTQGKKASTVKGKTERREKSAPPSRKKNSERVGSPVRARRAKGHEGVSRKAREVSGKSSFQEEGQRSKQRGRSGDLEPSSPIHNALGQVVSEVLFLGVDSPTQCKTPSSSVSSAFTPPPPQQSPVTPPTDVQRPFEVIDQLMQDAEDSDGTEFEDDPLLQVLRRQRKWVKEQLCEVDMMLERFLPLTAPTST; encoded by the exons ATGGTCAGCATGAGATCAAG tggTGCAGCTGTTTTCACAAGACAGAATCCTTTTCCTCGTGACCCCCCTTTGCCCAAGAGCCACTACAGCCCAACTAGATCCAGAAAAATCCCAAAGCAGCAAAAAAGGCTG GCATTGAGTCCTGTCCGGTTTACTCCGAAACCCATTTCTCCAGAACGTCACACGTTTCCTCTGAAAAAAGAGGACCCGGTCTTTCATGAAGGATCACACAGTGTACTCCTCTGTCCTCCAACATCTGATGAATGCTTCTCAGAGTCTTGGCCTTCTACTGACCTGAGTCATTCTACATCCAGCAGTACATCTTCTCCCTGCTCAGAAGCACAGATGTATACCACGAAAAACGTGGTTGCTAGAGAAACAACTGTGGCGAAAGAGCCCTCTGTGCTTGCAAA GTACATTGAGCGTTTCCGTTACGGAAAGCCACAGAGTCGAGAGGATCGTCTGCGTGAGGCTGCAGAGGAAGAGGACGGCGGATTTTGGTGGATGTCCACATCCCCTCCAtccagttcaacaccgactcaAGCATCAGATAAACATGCCAGAG AGTCCACTGGCCTCAATGGTGCTCTGAGCACCCACAGACCCATCTCAAAATCTCATGTCAGAGACATGGATGACCTCAGCATGCTG ACGTTGTCAGAGTTGTCCCACTGTGACCCAGAAGAACCAGAAGAGATCTTGCAGCTACAGGAGCGGGCCAACCGTTTGCTTCAGAAGAG tgaGCATTCTCTCGGCAGCGGTTCAATGCCTATCAGCTCTGAGGGTTTGGGTTGCTCTGATTTCTCCTCCCCTGTCAGCGTAGATGAGCCCATCCGAAAACCAGCTGTGCCCACTTTAATGGCCTCAACAAACT tgattttagACCCCAGTTTTTCCGAAGGACCGTCTTTTCACACACCTGCTGTTGGTTCTGTGGGGTCTGGGGTCCGACGTGAAGATGACATTCTGTTTCAGTGGCGTCTGAGGAGGAAGATGGAACAGGCCAGGCAATCATGTCACGAGGCCTCTTCCCACAATTCTCTTCTCCATGTTCATATGGCACAAACTGTGGGACCAAACCAG GCACATCACAGCCATTTAAGCAACATGCCTCTTCAGAAATCACATCTTGCATTTACACCAGTTACCCTCGCCAGCCTCGATCCTCCAACCCCGGAGCCAGCGCTACCTATTTCAAGCCCCAGTGTCTCCAGACTCCAACCTGATGCCACCATCCGTCCTCAGGAGCAACCTAACCCCAAAATCAAACCGGATACCCTTCACCATAGCTTAAGGGAGAAAAATAAGATAGAAGCCACTTCTGTCCCACCAAGACATCACAGACAAATCGGAACACAGGTCAACATCGCAGAGACTAAAGAGGAGCACCACAGAAGGCAAAAATCCTCATCCCCATCTCCACAGACTTCTGAGAGCACAGAGGGGTGGTGGCCAGATACTCAGGGGAAGAAAGCCTCGACAGTAAAGGGGAAGACTGAGAGGCGTGAGAAGAGTGCACCGCCAAGTCGGAAGAAAAATTCTGAACG TGTTGGCAGTCCAGTTAGGGCCCGTCGGGCTAAAGGTCATGAAGGGGTCAGTCGCAAAGCTAGGGAGGTGAGTGGAAAAAGCAGCTTTCAGGAAGAGGGTCAAAGGTCGAAACAAAGAGGacgatctggagatctggagcCATCCTCACCGATACACAATGCTCTGGGACAG GTTGTCTCTGAGGTGCTTTTTTTGGGCGTTGATTCCCCGACCCAGTGCAAAACTCCAAGTTCATCAGTTTCCTCAGCATTTACCCCGCCTCCACCCCAACAATCCCCTGTCACCCCTCCAACTGACGTGCAGCGACCATTTGAGGTCATAGATCAACTTATGCAGGATGCAGAAG ACTCGGATGGAACAGAGTTTGAAGATGATCCCTTATTGCAAGTCCTCAGACGACAAAGAAAATGGGTGAAGGAACAACTCTG tGAGGTTGACATGATGCTTGAGCGGTTTCTTCCACTGACTGCTCCAACAAGCACATGA
- the LOC130564880 gene encoding C3a anaphylatoxin chemotactic receptor-like isoform X2 has protein sequence MANSTLGPQNLSNVERNHSTDLTGLSNTEIFSICTYFVILVTGVIGNGLVIFVTGYKMKTTVNSIWFLNLAIADFIFILFLILYIVVTFYKMVWPFGDVMCKITSLVSILKMFASIFLLTAISLDRCLCTWVVVWAQNKRTLVKARIICVFVWLSSICCSIPFVINRSVQKNIGFEYCVYSSPINVIMSLFIYRFTVGFVIPFLIIASSYIAIGVRAKRLKRGKQLRPFRVIIPVILAFFMCWFPFHVQQLCLISALKNHWSDSVQEGIEAAGPFVTCLAYLNSCLNPILYVFMCDEFKEKLKKSLLLVLEGAFTEEHMKQRHCLSLHSHYGKNGCF, from the exons ATGG CAAACAGCACTTTGGGACCTCAAAATCTGAGCAACGTCGAAAGAAATCACTCCACAGATCTGACGGGCCTATCAAACACAGAAATCTTCAGCATATGCACATATTTTGTCATCTTAGTCACGGGTGTGATCGGAAACGGGCTTGTCATCTTTGTGACCGGCTACAAAATGAAGACGACGGTCAACTCCATTTGGTTTCTCAACTTGGCGATTGCAgacttcattttcattttgttcttgATTCTCTATATCGTTGTTACCTTTTACAAGATGGTCTGGCCCTTTGGCGACGTCATGTGCAAAATAACTTCCTTGGTCTCGATACTAAAAATGTTTGCGAGCATTTTTTTGCTGACAGCCATCAGTCTGGACCGATGTCTGTGCACATGGGTGGTCGTGTGGGCTCAGAATAAACGGACTCTAGTCAAAGCCAGAatcatctgtgtgtttgtgtggctttCATCCATCTGCTGCAGCATCCCTTTCGTCATCAATCGTTCTGTACAGAAAAATATTGGATTTGAATACTGCGTCTATTCAAGCCCCATCAATGTCATTATGTCTCTGTTCATATACAGGTTTACGGTGGGCTTTGTAATTCCCTTCTTAATCATTGCATCTTCATACATAGCTATTGGTGTGCGGGCCAAACGCCTCAAAAGAGGAAAGCAGCTTCGGCCTTTCCGGGTCATTATACCTGTGATTCTGGCCTTTTTCATGTGCTGGTTTCCTTTTCATGTTCAACAGTTGTGTCTCATAAGTGCACTTAAGAATCATTGGAGTGACAGCGTTCAAGAAGGAATTGAGGCTGCGGGACCTTTCGTAACCTGTCTGGCTTATCTGAACAGCTGTCTGAACCCCATTCTCTATGTGTTCATGTGTGACGAGTTTAAGGAGAAACTTAAAAAGTCTCTGCTGCTGGTGCTCGAGGGGGCTTTTACTGAGGAGCAC ATGAAACAAAGGCACTGCCTCAGCCTTCACTCCCACTACGGCAAAAATGGATG CTTCTAG
- the lin37 gene encoding protein lin-37 homolog: protein MLHCKIKTEKTDPGARNRLDAVLQGLVERSDSEREQNEEDSGKMVADTLSKDLSPTSAGKRTSSRFPQHRRKKRKEMDDGLAETNQHKQNAYIIKLFDRSVDLAQFSNTTPLYPICRAWMRNNPSMRERTAPSPPHSSGEEEMNDMLNGKSQNVCRLPPPVCPKSGEPVNLRIPPVEKAAVSQSIDTAEGASPLIFSHIKRWKKIRQKWKEASNKNQLRYSESIKILKEMYER from the exons ATGCTTCACTGTAAGATCAAGACTGAGAAAACAG ATCCTGGGGCTCGAAACCGCCTTGATGCAGTGTTGCAAGGTCTGGTTGAAAGGAGTGACAGTGAGAG AGAGCAGAATGAGGAGGATTCTGGGAAAATGGTGGCAGACACTTTGAGCAA GGATTTATCACCTACCTCCGCTGGGAAAAG GACATCATCAAGATTCCCACAACACAGAAGGAAAAAGCGTAAGGAAATGGATGATGGTCTGGCTGAAACCAACCAGCATAAACAGA ATGCTTATATAATCAAGCTATTTGACCGCAGTGTGGACCTGGCACAGTTTAGTAATACCACACCACTCTACCCCATCTGTCGTGCATGGATGAGAAACAACCCCTCTATGCGAGAGAGAACTGCCCCCAGCCCCCCTCACAGCTCTGGGGAGGAAGAG atgaatgacatgctaaacgGCAAAAGTCAGAACGTCTGCAGGCTTCCTCCACCTGTCTGTCCAAAATCTGGTGAACCTGTAAATCTCAGAATTCCACCTGTAGAAAAGGCTGCAGTGAGCCAG TCCATAGATACTGCAGAAGGGGCCTCTCCTCTTATCTTCAGTCACATCAAACGTTGGAAGAAAATTAGACAGAA gtGGAAGGAAGCCTCCAATAAGAACCAACTAAGATACAGTGAGAGCATAAAAATTCTAAAGGAAATGTATGAGCGCTAG
- the LOC130564880 gene encoding C3a anaphylatoxin chemotactic receptor-like isoform X1, whose protein sequence is MANSTLGPQNLSNVERNHSTDLTGLSNTEIFSICTYFVILVTGVIGNGLVIFVTGYKMKTTVNSIWFLNLAIADFIFILFLILYIVVTFYKMVWPFGDVMCKITSLVSILKMFASIFLLTAISLDRCLCTWVVVWAQNKRTLVKARIICVFVWLSSICCSIPFVINRSVQKNIGFEYCVYSSPINVIMSLFIYRFTVGFVIPFLIIASSYIAIGVRAKRLKRGKQLRPFRVIIPVILAFFMCWFPFHVQQLCLISALKNHWSDSVQEGIEAAGPFVTCLAYLNSCLNPILYVFMCDEFKEKLKKSLLLVLEGAFTEEHMKQRHCLSLHSHYGKNGWCE, encoded by the exons ATGG CAAACAGCACTTTGGGACCTCAAAATCTGAGCAACGTCGAAAGAAATCACTCCACAGATCTGACGGGCCTATCAAACACAGAAATCTTCAGCATATGCACATATTTTGTCATCTTAGTCACGGGTGTGATCGGAAACGGGCTTGTCATCTTTGTGACCGGCTACAAAATGAAGACGACGGTCAACTCCATTTGGTTTCTCAACTTGGCGATTGCAgacttcattttcattttgttcttgATTCTCTATATCGTTGTTACCTTTTACAAGATGGTCTGGCCCTTTGGCGACGTCATGTGCAAAATAACTTCCTTGGTCTCGATACTAAAAATGTTTGCGAGCATTTTTTTGCTGACAGCCATCAGTCTGGACCGATGTCTGTGCACATGGGTGGTCGTGTGGGCTCAGAATAAACGGACTCTAGTCAAAGCCAGAatcatctgtgtgtttgtgtggctttCATCCATCTGCTGCAGCATCCCTTTCGTCATCAATCGTTCTGTACAGAAAAATATTGGATTTGAATACTGCGTCTATTCAAGCCCCATCAATGTCATTATGTCTCTGTTCATATACAGGTTTACGGTGGGCTTTGTAATTCCCTTCTTAATCATTGCATCTTCATACATAGCTATTGGTGTGCGGGCCAAACGCCTCAAAAGAGGAAAGCAGCTTCGGCCTTTCCGGGTCATTATACCTGTGATTCTGGCCTTTTTCATGTGCTGGTTTCCTTTTCATGTTCAACAGTTGTGTCTCATAAGTGCACTTAAGAATCATTGGAGTGACAGCGTTCAAGAAGGAATTGAGGCTGCGGGACCTTTCGTAACCTGTCTGGCTTATCTGAACAGCTGTCTGAACCCCATTCTCTATGTGTTCATGTGTGACGAGTTTAAGGAGAAACTTAAAAAGTCTCTGCTGCTGGTGCTCGAGGGGGCTTTTACTGAGGAGCAC ATGAAACAAAGGCACTGCCTCAGCCTTCACTCCCACTACGGCAAAAATGGATGGTGCGAATAA